The following coding sequences are from one Candidatus Nitrosopumilus sp. SW window:
- a CDS encoding methylenetetrahydrofolate reductase produces the protein MTIRYEANPPKILPDVDTNESIKKFIERIKIISKKCDAIHLTENVLGYQRVSPLDVGKIIKNEIPDLPITVSLRVRDKSEAEIFEFAEKCIEIGFAGILILMGDPSQTGKADSGQIPSLTVKKLREKSIDSKIDLYLSVSNNPNFSKLGKKIDAKPKGFMTQVIQNIQQVQALSENLSKFSVIPIILFPSQKNEKSAKFLDLDLESYSKEFEELLKQTHKITGDVLLTSPNDFTGLNEFLDKTTI, from the coding sequence ATGACAATCAGGTATGAAGCTAATCCACCTAAAATTTTACCTGATGTAGATACAAATGAATCAATAAAGAAATTCATTGAAAGGATAAAAATTATTTCAAAAAAATGTGATGCAATTCACCTTACAGAAAATGTGTTAGGGTATCAAAGGGTTTCACCATTAGATGTAGGAAAAATAATTAAAAATGAAATTCCAGATTTGCCAATTACAGTTAGTCTTAGAGTCAGAGACAAATCAGAAGCAGAGATTTTTGAATTTGCAGAAAAATGTATTGAGATTGGCTTTGCAGGAATCCTAATTTTGATGGGAGACCCTTCACAAACAGGAAAGGCAGACTCTGGACAAATACCAAGTTTGACTGTAAAAAAATTAAGAGAGAAAAGTATAGATTCAAAAATTGATTTGTACCTATCAGTATCAAACAATCCAAATTTCTCTAAACTTGGAAAAAAAATTGATGCAAAACCAAAAGGATTCATGACTCAAGTCATTCAAAACATACAACAGGTTCAAGCATTATCAGAAAATCTCAGTAAATTTTCAGTTATCCCAATCATACTATTTCCCTCACAAAAAAATGAAAAATCTGCAAAGTTTTTGGATTTAGATTTAGAATCATACAGTAAAGAATTTGAAGAGTTGTTAAAACAAACACACAAAATCACAGGTGATGTTTTACTCACATCTCCAAATGATTTTACAGGATTAAACGAATTTTTGGATAAAACAACCATCTAA
- a CDS encoding CoA pyrophosphatase, producing the protein MILEDIQSILTSKIHPTIENSGKYRLASVLVVIYGNEPIIVMTEKPKHMKFHAGEISFPGGKLDSNDSDLLDTALRETCEEIGLAISKEQVIGQLEPVVTLNSGFLILPFVAVLNEIPPLSPNREVETIFHMPLDSLLDTIAHDPDPSHNIIQEMFTFEYQNKIVWGASARILKQIHDGLKS; encoded by the coding sequence ATGATTCTTGAAGATATCCAATCTATTCTTACAAGTAAAATTCATCCTACTATTGAAAATTCCGGAAAGTACCGCTTAGCATCAGTGCTTGTTGTAATTTATGGAAATGAACCAATTATTGTAATGACTGAAAAACCCAAACACATGAAATTTCATGCTGGTGAAATTTCATTTCCTGGGGGAAAGTTGGATTCAAATGATTCTGATCTTTTAGATACTGCATTACGTGAAACCTGTGAAGAAATCGGATTGGCTATTTCTAAAGAACAAGTAATTGGTCAACTAGAACCTGTGGTGACTTTGAATTCTGGATTCTTGATATTGCCATTTGTTGCTGTTCTAAATGAGATTCCACCGCTTTCTCCCAATCGAGAAGTCGAAACGATTTTTCACATGCCTCTTGATTCTTTATTGGACACCATTGCACACGATCCTGATCCCTCGCATAACATAATTCAGGAGATGTTCACCTTTGAATACCAAAACAAAATCGTATGGGGTGCCTCTGCTAGAATCCTAAAACAGATTCATGATGGCCTAAAATCCTGA
- a CDS encoding 50S ribosomal protein L39e produces the protein MAARKSSPRKIRLLKKTKQASPVPAWIILKTKRSVRTNPKRRAWRSTDVEVG, from the coding sequence ATGGCTGCACGTAAGTCCTCTCCAAGGAAGATTCGTCTGTTGAAAAAAACAAAACAGGCATCACCAGTACCTGCATGGATTATTCTCAAAACAAAGAGAAGTGTTAGAACAAATCCAAAACGTAGAGCTTGGAGATCAACTGATGTGGAGGTAGGATAG
- a CDS encoding cell division protein FtsZ: MSFQVKEPILVIGLGGAGSKLALKAKDSLDSDCLLISNDSKDFTEEVPSVHVSTDSVVNPSMQLIRGSTYNVSEEIKSKISGYSTIVMMSNLAGKAGSAIAPVVSEMCKEADVGLVSFAIMPFKYEKDRIFNSGVSLKRVRENSECTVVLDNDSLLESNPDLTPKACYDIANSAIMHVVESLGTSEMSSDTNILTTSKEGQDIEDSLRDSLKMLYENAPPNAVKRSMLYVVGGSNIPVGVLNSITNLTSGILNESNSQIDMTSESESKVVILSSIQGMTKFDNYDPLGMIPQEDTLDWSAPDCSIDCKLDLYQLE; this comes from the coding sequence ATGAGTTTTCAAGTAAAAGAACCAATTTTAGTAATAGGTTTGGGTGGCGCAGGCTCAAAATTAGCACTCAAAGCCAAAGATTCACTAGATTCAGATTGTCTCTTGATCAGTAATGATTCAAAAGATTTCACAGAAGAAGTACCATCTGTACATGTTTCAACAGATTCAGTAGTAAATCCATCAATGCAGTTAATCAGAGGCTCAACTTACAATGTTTCAGAAGAAATCAAATCAAAAATTTCTGGTTATTCCACTATTGTTATGATGAGTAATTTAGCAGGAAAAGCAGGCTCAGCCATAGCACCAGTAGTATCAGAAATGTGTAAAGAAGCAGATGTAGGATTAGTTTCATTTGCAATTATGCCTTTCAAATACGAGAAAGATAGAATTTTCAATTCAGGCGTATCACTAAAGAGAGTTAGAGAAAACTCGGAATGTACTGTTGTGCTTGATAATGATTCACTATTAGAGAGCAACCCAGACTTGACTCCTAAAGCATGCTATGACATTGCAAACTCTGCAATTATGCACGTTGTAGAATCACTTGGAACCTCAGAAATGTCTTCAGATACAAATATTCTCACTACAAGCAAAGAAGGACAAGATATTGAAGATTCACTTAGAGACTCACTCAAAATGTTATATGAAAATGCTCCACCTAACGCTGTAAAACGTTCAATGCTGTACGTCGTTGGAGGTAGTAATATTCCAGTAGGAGTACTAAACTCAATAACCAATCTCACAAGTGGAATTCTTAATGAAAGCAATTCACAAATTGACATGACTTCAGAATCTGAATCCAAAGTAGTGATATTGTCATCAATACAAGGAATGACTAAATTTGACAACTATGATCCACTCGGAATGATTCCACAAGAAGACACACTTGACTGGTCCGCACCAGATTGTAGTATTGATTGCAAATTGGACTTATACCAATTAGAATAA
- a CDS encoding tRNA (N(6)-L-threonylcarbamoyladenosine(37)-C(2))-methylthiotransferase: MAKIFVESYGCSASFADSEMISGLILNGGHTLVEDSSESDLNIVVTCSVKDATANKMIHRIKSLKTKPLVVAGCLPKAEKETVEKFSQSASLLGPNSLGKTLQVIDSTLKGRKEIALEDSDLSKVGLPKVRLNPAVGIVEIASGCMSECTFCQTKISKGDLQSYRLGDIVRQVKTEINEGCKEVWLTSTDNGCYGFDIGTDLPSLINAVSEIPEEFMIRVGMMNPMYMPRIKEKLIESYDNDKVFKFLHIPVQSGSDKVLHDMKRGHTAGTFREIVKKARERFPNFTISTDIIVGFPSETKEDFEKTVELLDETRPDVVNLSKYSARPGTEAAEWEQIDVAEVKSRSKKIFEQINKISLENNKKWIGWKGNVLFDERTDEGIKGRNFAYKPVFVPEQVDIGQLQAVEIIEATQNSLLGKIAS, from the coding sequence ATGGCAAAAATATTTGTAGAATCTTACGGATGTTCTGCAAGTTTTGCAGACTCTGAAATGATTTCAGGATTAATTCTAAATGGAGGCCATACGTTAGTTGAGGATTCGTCAGAATCAGATCTTAACATTGTTGTAACATGTTCTGTAAAAGATGCAACAGCAAACAAGATGATTCATAGGATAAAATCACTAAAGACAAAGCCTCTAGTCGTAGCTGGTTGTCTACCAAAAGCTGAAAAAGAAACTGTCGAAAAGTTTTCTCAAAGTGCCAGTCTACTTGGTCCAAATTCTTTAGGTAAAACTCTCCAAGTCATTGATTCTACACTTAAAGGAAGAAAAGAGATTGCATTAGAAGACTCTGATTTATCAAAAGTGGGATTGCCAAAAGTTAGGTTGAATCCAGCAGTAGGAATAGTTGAGATTGCAAGTGGATGTATGAGTGAATGTACATTTTGTCAGACTAAAATTTCAAAAGGAGATCTTCAAAGTTACAGACTAGGAGACATTGTAAGACAAGTAAAAACAGAGATCAATGAAGGATGTAAAGAAGTGTGGTTAACATCAACTGATAATGGATGTTATGGATTTGATATTGGAACAGATTTACCTTCTTTAATTAATGCAGTCTCAGAAATCCCTGAAGAGTTTATGATCAGAGTAGGAATGATGAATCCAATGTACATGCCACGAATTAAAGAGAAATTAATTGAATCATATGATAATGACAAAGTCTTCAAGTTTCTCCACATCCCAGTACAAAGTGGAAGTGACAAGGTTTTGCACGACATGAAAAGGGGTCATACTGCTGGAACATTCAGAGAGATAGTAAAAAAGGCAAGAGAGAGATTCCCAAACTTTACCATTTCAACAGACATCATAGTAGGATTTCCTTCAGAGACAAAAGAAGACTTTGAGAAAACAGTAGAATTGCTTGATGAGACAAGACCAGATGTGGTAAATCTTTCAAAATACAGTGCCAGACCAGGAACTGAAGCTGCTGAATGGGAACAAATTGATGTTGCAGAAGTAAAATCAAGAAGTAAGAAAATTTTTGAACAGATCAACAAAATATCGTTAGAGAACAACAAAAAGTGGATCGGTTGGAAAGGCAATGTTCTCTTTGATGAAAGGACAGACGAGGGAATCAAAGGAAGAAACTTTGCATACAAGCCGGTGTTTGTCCCTGAACAAGTGGACATTGGGCAATTGCAAGCAGTTGAGATCATTGAGGCTACACAGAATAGCCTTCTTGGGAAGATCGCAAGCTAA
- a CDS encoding aspartate ammonia-lyase — MKFRLDQDSLGKVKIPADAYYGAFTGRAIKQYHVTGNKSHENLVKSFVMIKRSAAVANMKTKAIDSKRGKAIVSACDKILAGKHVDQFVVDMINSGAGTAFNMNSNEVIANVALETLRKKKGQYEFLHPNDHVNMSQSSNDTYPTAMHVAILMNLKETIPAIDILIKSLSKKAKQFSSFKKIGRTHLMDALPVTLGSEFAAYVTSITKARNEIAASQKELQNVALGGTAVGSGANTPKGYRKIAISELAKISKLSLKPEKDMQHGLQSKYAVANCSGALRNLALEIGKLANDIRLMASGPIAGLAELGIPAVHAGSSIMPGKVNPSLAECMNMICFNVIGNDTAVSYAAQSGQFELNVMLPGMLKCMLESTDMLKNFLPIFSANLIDGLTANKDKLRADIENSPVIVTLLTPKIGYLKSAELFKESLKTGKTIRELVVSKKLMTNKEIDSLFG; from the coding sequence ATGAAGTTTCGATTAGATCAAGACTCACTAGGCAAAGTCAAAATTCCTGCAGACGCATATTATGGAGCATTTACGGGCAGAGCAATCAAACAGTATCACGTTACAGGAAACAAGTCTCATGAGAATTTGGTAAAGTCGTTTGTAATGATCAAAAGATCAGCTGCAGTAGCCAATATGAAAACAAAGGCTATTGACAGTAAACGTGGAAAAGCAATAGTTTCTGCGTGTGATAAAATTTTGGCAGGAAAGCATGTTGATCAATTTGTTGTAGATATGATAAATTCTGGAGCAGGAACCGCGTTTAATATGAATTCAAATGAAGTTATAGCAAATGTTGCATTAGAGACTTTGCGTAAAAAGAAAGGACAGTATGAATTCTTACATCCAAATGATCATGTCAACATGTCACAGTCAAGTAACGATACATATCCCACTGCAATGCATGTTGCAATTTTGATGAATCTCAAAGAAACAATTCCAGCTATTGATATTTTGATAAAATCATTATCAAAGAAAGCAAAACAATTTTCATCATTTAAGAAAATTGGAAGAACTCACCTCATGGACGCACTACCAGTAACTTTAGGTAGTGAGTTTGCAGCTTATGTCACATCTATCACTAAAGCAAGAAACGAAATTGCTGCATCACAAAAAGAACTACAAAATGTTGCACTTGGTGGAACTGCTGTTGGTTCTGGGGCTAACACACCAAAAGGTTACAGAAAAATTGCAATATCAGAGCTTGCAAAAATTTCAAAATTATCATTAAAGCCTGAAAAGGATATGCAACATGGACTGCAAAGCAAGTATGCTGTTGCAAATTGTTCAGGAGCATTACGTAATTTGGCATTAGAGATTGGTAAACTTGCAAATGACATTAGATTAATGGCATCAGGTCCAATTGCAGGTTTAGCAGAACTTGGAATTCCTGCAGTTCATGCAGGTTCATCAATCATGCCAGGTAAAGTAAACCCATCATTAGCTGAATGTATGAATATGATTTGCTTTAATGTAATTGGAAACGATACTGCAGTATCCTATGCAGCACAAAGTGGTCAGTTTGAGCTTAATGTAATGTTGCCGGGAATGCTAAAGTGCATGTTAGAGTCAACAGATATGTTAAAGAATTTCTTGCCAATATTTTCTGCCAATCTAATTGATGGACTTACTGCAAACAAGGATAAATTACGTGCAGATATTGAAAACAGTCCAGTAATCGTTACATTACTAACTCCAAAAATTGGATATCTCAAATCTGCAGAACTTTTCAAAGAGTCATTAAAAACTGGAAAAACTATCAGAGAACTAGTTGTTTCAAAGAAACTAATGACTAACAAAGAAATTGATTCTCTGTTTGGATAA